One bacterium BMS3Abin08 genomic window, ATCGTAGAGCTGCCTGGAAGCCCCTGTTATTTTATACAGTGTCCCTATGTCGAGATCGTATTTTTTAAAGATATCATAGAGGCTCTCGCCGTCCTTTACAAATTCGACTATCTCCCTGATTTCCGGTAGGGCCAGTGGTACGGGGTGGCCTTCATATTCAACAGGGATGACCCTGCCGGAGATGTTTTTGAGGTAGATGCCGAGGAAAAGGACCGATATAACTATAAATACCGAGAATGATTTTTTCATTGTTAATATTATAATATCATTAAGGGGTATATTTTTCCAGTCTGGAATAACCCGGATACAGTCAAGCTCTCCGATCAAAGGTCGGAGCTTGCCAATGTAAGGAAAATTTGATTAATTGCATTCCATGCCTTCATCCCCGACCAAAGGTCGGGGCTTTCGGCAAGGTGCATTGTAATACGGCTTATGAAGGAGCGGTATATATGGACCCCGCTGAGGAGACTGATTGGTGAGAAAACCCCTCTTTAGGATACTTTTTGTCGTATGGATTAGCCTGATAGCAGTGCTGTCTTTAATCCCGGCTCCTTCCGGCGTTGTGCAGGTATCCGACAAGTTAATCCACGCCGTTGTGTATATTATAACAACGGTGATTTGCCTGCTCTCATTGAACAGATACGTTCCGAGGGCGGTCCTTTTTGCAGGTATCAGCATATTCCTCTACAGCTTTGTAATTGAGTTGGTCCAGTACTTCCTGCCCTACAGGTCTTTCAGCGTCGGGGACCTCGCTGCAAACATAACGGGTATTGTGACAGGGGTAGCTTTGTTAGGTGTATATCATGGGGTTGCAGGTAGACATTACAGATGATAATGAAAACGTATCCGCTTTAATAAGGGCCTTTCATATGGAGATTCCTGATGTGAGTTGGCCGAGGGACCTCGATGAGGCAAGGTCTGTTCAGGGGTCTCTCTCAGGGGGAGTGATGCTCCGGCCCCTTCCGGGACCTGTAAAACTCGTTGCAGGCATTGACGCTGCGTTTACGGAAAAAAGCACCGTTGCGGCTGTAGTTGTGCTGGATATCGAGAGGATGGAGAAGGTAGAGGAGACATTTTCCATAATGGAGACGGGGTTTCCATACATCCCGGGGTATCTTTCGTTCAGGGAGGGTCCGGCTGTCTTGTCTGCACTGAAAAAACTCCGCGTTGTCCCCGATGTCTTTATCTTTGACGGGCAGGGAATTGCTCATCCGAGAGGGCTCGGGATTGCAACACACATTGGTGTGCTGCTTGGAAGGCCCACGATAGGCTGCGCAAAATCGAGGCTTGTAGGTGAGTTCAGGGCGCCCCGGCCTGAGAAGGGCGCGGCTGAGCCGTTAATGCTGGGTGGAACGGTTGTGGGGGTTGTACTGAGGACCCGCAGCAGGGTGAAACCCCTCTTTGTTTCACCCGGAAACCTGGTGACTGTTGAGGATGCTGCCGGTGTTGTCCTCGAGTGTTCAACAAAATACCGGCTTCCGGAACCGGTGCGGTATGCCGACAGGTACGCTGCGGAGGTAAAAAAACGGCTTTATGGGGAGCGCCCGGCAGGGCACGGCCGGACTTCAGAGAGGCTTCAATGAGCCCCTTGACCCGCCTGCCCTCAATTTGACCCACGACTCAAACGGCATATTTGTCAGCCCGGGGGATTTGACTTAGCAGGGTCTTATTTTATACTTTATATGCCTTGGTGCGGAAGTTTATATTTTGTGGAGATAAAAAGCTGATCTCTTAAAGGGAGGAAACATGAGGATAGTTCTTGCATATTCAGGCGGCCTGGATACATCGGTCGCCATTGTATGGCTGAAGGAGACCTTTGGGGCCGATATCATAGCTTACTGTGCAGACCTGGGGCAGGGGGAGGACCTCGAAGCCGTCAAGGATAAGGCGTTGAGAACAGGTGCATCAAGGGTGTATGTAGAGGACCTGGGAGAGGAGTTTGTGAGGGATTACATATTCCCCATGCTGAGGGCAAATGCAGTATACGAGGGGACATATCTCCTTGGTACG contains:
- a CDS encoding vanZ like family protein — encoded protein: MRKPLFRILFVVWISLIAVLSLIPAPSGVVQVSDKLIHAVVYIITTVICLLSLNRYVPRAVLFAGISIFLYSFVIELVQYFLPYRSFSVGDLAANITGIVTGVALLGVYHGVAGRHYR
- the nfi gene encoding endonuclease V yields the protein MGLQVDITDDNENVSALIRAFHMEIPDVSWPRDLDEARSVQGSLSGGVMLRPLPGPVKLVAGIDAAFTEKSTVAAVVVLDIERMEKVEETFSIMETGFPYIPGYLSFREGPAVLSALKKLRVVPDVFIFDGQGIAHPRGLGIATHIGVLLGRPTIGCAKSRLVGEFRAPRPEKGAAEPLMLGGTVVGVVLRTRSRVKPLFVSPGNLVTVEDAAGVVLECSTKYRLPEPVRYADRYAAEVKKRLYGERPAGHGRTSERLQ